Proteins co-encoded in one Babylonia areolata isolate BAREFJ2019XMU chromosome 5, ASM4173473v1, whole genome shotgun sequence genomic window:
- the LOC143282261 gene encoding uncharacterized protein LOC143282261, producing the protein MTLKKGTKYVELHTHFADLLNDVGMEQVVQEPTRLENTLDLVLTNSPHLIPRVNVIPGLSDHDIVFCEFQTKVTLGRQPQRQIPLYQKANWDGMRSDMSDLHTKLLEADTDTLVEELWTTFKDSLHSSIKTNISHKLSIPKLKPPWLTADLRRLIRKRDKLYKKKNGSEDLRTQMHALRREVQRKLRRAHWNDVSQLFEQREEKSTRTESSKRFWTYVKHQRSSRTGIPPLKVNGRLITDPKEKAQALNAQFNQVFSDGKTYTEEEFCKKCSMTRNASHYPIISDITISEQGVKTLLANLNPGKASGPDNIPPRVLKELSEES; encoded by the coding sequence ATGACACTGAAAAAAGGCACCAAGTATGTTGAGCTCCACACGCACTTTGCAGATCTCCTGAACGATGTAGGCATGGAGCAAGTTGTTCAAGAGCCAACACGCCTGGAGAACACCCTTGACTTGGTACTGACAAACTCCCCCCACTTGATCCCAAGAGTAAATGTGATACCCGGCCTGTCAGATCATGACATTGTATTTTGTGAGTTCCAGACGAAAGTGACATTGGGACGTCAACCCCAGAGGCAAATCCCTCTATACCAGAAAGCCAACTGGGATGGCATGAGGAGTGACATGAGTGACCTTCACACAAAGCTGctggaggcagacacagacaccctgGTAGAGGAACTTTGGACCACTTTCAAGGACAGCTTACATTCCAGCATCAAGACCAATATTTCTCATAAACTGTCGATACCAAAACTGAAGCCCCCATGGTTAACTGCCGACCTCAGACGTCTCATACGGAAAAGAGACAAGTTgtacaagaagaagaacggcTCTGAAGACCTAAGAACACAGATGCATGCCCTTAGAAGAGAGGTGCAGAGAAAGCTCAGAAGAGCACACTGGAACGATGTCAGCCAACTCTTTGAACAGCGAGAAGAGAAGAGCACAAGAACTGAGTCGTCCAAGCGTTTTTGGACATATGTCAAGCACCAGAGGTCGTCACGGACTGGAATCCCCCCACTCAAGGTCAATGGTCGCCTAATAACCGACCCCAAGGAGAAGGCACAAGCACTGAATGCCCAGTTTAACCAAGTCTTCAGTGATGGCAAGACCTACACAGAGGAGGAGTTCTGCAAGAAGTGTTCCATGACACGTAATGCCTCCCACTACCCAATCATTAGTGACATCACTATTTCAGAACAAGGAGTAAAAACCCTACTTGCAAACCTAAACCCAGGCAAAGCATCGGGGCCCGACAACATCCCACCACGTGTGCTGAAGGAACTGTCAGAAGAGTCCTAG